One Pedococcus aerophilus DNA window includes the following coding sequences:
- the rimO gene encoding 30S ribosomal protein S12 methylthiotransferase RimO, with protein sequence MSSTEQRSVALVTLGCTRNEVDSEELAGRLAAEGWLLVDDADDADVAVVNTCGFVEQAKKDSIDVLLEASARKGQSKTQKVVAVGCLAERYGKQLAAELPEADAVLGFDSYADMSSHLRAILDGKTPESHTPGDRRRLLPLSPVQRQAGSVGVALPGHGGPSGPAATSSSIPSQDGTSPEQVASSKPVDVTIEGPVPASGPRVIRARLDGRPWAPLKIASGCDRRCAFCAIPSFRGAFVSRRPMDIVAEARWLGERGVKELFLVSENSTSYGKDLGDIGLLEKLLPELTAVPGIERVRVSYLQPAEIRPDLLDAMASVPGVVPYFDISFQHASATLLRSMRRFGGREAFLGLLDEVRARAPKAGIRSNVIVGFPGETEADLDELEAFLVAARLDVVGVFGYSDEDGTEAESYGDKLPDHVVTERVARFTALIEELNLQRAEERIGETVEVLVESIPALPADAVDADDFDEDEDVMVVGRAAHQGPDVDGVTLLSPQDWPGLAVGDIVRAVVVATEGIDLVAEPA encoded by the coding sequence ATGAGTTCGACCGAACAGCGCAGCGTGGCCCTCGTGACCCTGGGGTGCACCCGCAACGAGGTCGACTCGGAGGAGCTGGCCGGTCGGCTGGCCGCCGAGGGATGGCTCCTCGTCGACGACGCGGACGACGCCGACGTGGCGGTCGTCAACACCTGCGGGTTCGTCGAGCAGGCGAAGAAGGACTCCATCGACGTCCTGCTCGAGGCCTCCGCGCGCAAGGGCCAGTCGAAGACGCAGAAGGTCGTCGCGGTCGGCTGCCTCGCCGAGCGGTACGGCAAGCAGCTCGCCGCCGAGCTGCCCGAGGCCGATGCGGTGCTGGGCTTCGACTCCTACGCCGACATGTCGAGCCACCTGCGCGCGATCCTCGACGGCAAGACCCCTGAGTCGCACACGCCCGGCGACCGCCGCCGCCTGCTCCCGCTCTCGCCGGTCCAGCGCCAGGCCGGGTCGGTCGGTGTCGCCCTCCCCGGCCACGGTGGACCCTCCGGTCCGGCGGCCACCTCGTCGAGCATCCCGTCCCAGGACGGCACCTCGCCCGAGCAGGTCGCCTCCAGCAAGCCGGTCGACGTCACGATCGAGGGACCGGTGCCGGCCTCCGGCCCCCGCGTCATCCGCGCCCGGCTCGACGGCCGCCCGTGGGCGCCGCTGAAGATCGCCAGCGGCTGCGACCGGCGCTGCGCGTTCTGCGCGATCCCGTCGTTCCGCGGGGCGTTCGTCTCGCGGCGACCGATGGACATCGTCGCCGAGGCGCGCTGGCTGGGGGAGCGCGGTGTCAAGGAGCTCTTCCTGGTCAGCGAGAACTCCACGTCCTACGGCAAGGACCTCGGCGACATCGGCCTGCTCGAGAAGCTGCTGCCCGAGCTCACCGCCGTGCCCGGCATCGAGCGGGTGCGCGTCTCGTACCTGCAGCCCGCCGAGATCCGCCCCGACCTGCTCGACGCCATGGCGTCGGTCCCCGGCGTCGTCCCGTACTTCGACATCTCCTTCCAGCACGCCTCGGCCACGCTGCTGCGCTCGATGCGCCGGTTCGGGGGGCGCGAGGCGTTCCTCGGCCTGCTCGACGAGGTCCGCGCCCGCGCACCGAAGGCCGGCATCCGCAGCAACGTCATCGTCGGCTTCCCCGGCGAGACCGAGGCCGACCTCGACGAGCTCGAGGCCTTCCTCGTGGCCGCCCGACTCGACGTCGTCGGCGTGTTCGGCTACTCCGACGAGGACGGCACCGAGGCGGAGTCGTATGGCGACAAGCTGCCCGACCACGTCGTCACCGAGCGGGTGGCCCGGTTCACGGCGCTCATCGAGGAGCTCAACCTCCAGCGGGCCGAGGAGCGCATCGGTGAGACCGTCGAGGTGCTCGTCGAGTCGATCCCGGCGCTCCCCGCCGACGCGGTGGACGCCGACGACTTCGACGAGGACGAGGACGTGATGGTGGTCGGCCGCGCCGCGCACCAGGGGCCCGACGTCGACGGCGTCACCCTGCTGTCGCCGCAGGACTGGCCGGGCCTGGCCGTCGGCGACATCGTGCGCGCGGTGGTGGTGGCAACCGAGGGCATCGACCTCGTGGCAGAGCCCGCATGA
- a CDS encoding phosphotransferase, with translation MGARSLLGPADVSDETLEDMVARWAGVAREDVTLRESAAEVVPYDLPAITTAGRYWVSGTAATPDGDLPFRFFVKHVEAWSRSPMFAGVPPELREVAAAGVPWRTEPLVYRSDLRDRLPDGLTMPRAVGVHDLDELSSAVWLEAVPVVDHLWPTADVEHAARLLGRLAASPAVRPLSSLGEADHWRSVRSYTTGRLAGQVVPMLHDDGLWQHPLLAETFGPRLRHRLLDHLDHLETHVRELEAVPLGTAHGDACTNNLLRTADSPDLVLIDFGFWSTQPLGFDLGQLLLGDVQLGRRPAAELTGLERVVVPAYVEGLRDEGTEVDVATIRRAHALHMMIYNGLSAMPFELLGGPLSPEAFGLARERAALATFALDLVEETTPVLVADQA, from the coding sequence ATGGGTGCTCGGTCCTTGCTGGGTCCGGCCGACGTCTCCGACGAGACGCTCGAGGACATGGTGGCGCGCTGGGCCGGGGTCGCCCGCGAGGACGTCACGCTCCGGGAGTCGGCCGCAGAGGTGGTGCCGTACGACCTGCCGGCCATCACCACCGCCGGCCGCTACTGGGTGTCCGGCACCGCAGCGACACCGGATGGCGACCTGCCCTTCCGGTTCTTCGTCAAGCACGTCGAGGCGTGGTCCCGGTCGCCGATGTTCGCCGGCGTCCCCCCGGAGCTCCGCGAGGTCGCCGCGGCAGGGGTCCCCTGGCGGACCGAGCCGCTCGTCTACCGCAGCGACCTGCGCGACCGGCTGCCCGACGGCCTGACCATGCCGCGCGCCGTCGGCGTCCACGACCTCGACGAGCTGTCGTCCGCCGTCTGGCTCGAGGCCGTGCCGGTCGTCGACCACCTCTGGCCGACAGCCGACGTCGAGCACGCTGCCCGCCTGCTCGGTCGGCTGGCCGCGAGCCCCGCGGTCCGACCGCTGTCGTCCCTCGGTGAGGCGGACCACTGGCGGTCGGTGCGGTCGTACACCACCGGCCGCCTCGCCGGGCAGGTCGTGCCGATGCTCCACGACGACGGGCTGTGGCAGCACCCCCTCCTCGCCGAGACGTTCGGACCGCGGCTGCGCCACCGTCTGCTGGACCACCTCGACCACCTCGAGACCCACGTCCGCGAGCTGGAGGCGGTTCCGCTCGGGACGGCGCACGGGGACGCCTGCACCAACAACCTGCTTCGCACGGCGGACTCCCCCGACCTCGTCCTCATCGACTTCGGCTTCTGGAGCACCCAGCCCCTCGGGTTCGACCTCGGCCAGCTGCTCCTGGGCGACGTGCAGCTCGGGCGTCGCCCTGCCGCAGAGCTCACCGGGCTCGAGCGGGTCGTCGTCCCGGCGTACGTCGAGGGCCTGCGCGACGAGGGCACCGAGGTCGACGTGGCGACGATCCGTCGCGCCCACGCCCTGCACATGATGATCTACAACGGCTTGTCCGCCATGCCGTTCGAGCTGCTGGGCGGACCGTTGTCACCAGAGGCCTTCGGCCTCGCCCGCGAACGCGCCGCGCTGGCCACCTTCGCGCTCGACCTCGTGGAGGAGACGACCCCGGTGTTGGTCGCCGACCAGGCCTAG
- a CDS encoding MarR family winged helix-turn-helix transcriptional regulator encodes MTRVKGAVGPDAHVLALTGLVLEHFRDLVAEEDWGGLRSSHFRVLGHVPGEGVTITELADRLGMTKQGCGQFVTGMVELGLVETGQDPGDRRVRLVTLTERGRRMNERFERRVAEVEQEWAQRVGPRRYATFRAVLAELAPQPRG; translated from the coding sequence ATGACCAGGGTCAAGGGGGCGGTGGGGCCCGACGCGCACGTGCTCGCCCTGACCGGTCTGGTGCTCGAGCACTTCCGCGACCTCGTCGCGGAGGAGGACTGGGGTGGTCTGCGCTCCTCGCACTTCCGCGTCCTCGGCCACGTGCCGGGCGAGGGGGTCACCATCACCGAGCTCGCCGACCGCCTGGGCATGACCAAGCAGGGCTGCGGGCAGTTCGTCACCGGCATGGTCGAGCTCGGGCTCGTCGAGACCGGTCAGGACCCCGGCGACCGCCGGGTCCGGTTGGTCACCCTCACGGAACGGGGACGACGGATGAACGAGAGGTTCGAGCGGCGGGTCGCCGAGGTCGAGCAGGAGTGGGCGCAGCGCGTCGGGCCGCGACGCTACGCCACGTTCCGCGCTGTCCTGGCCGAGCTGGCCCCACAGCCCAGAGGCTAG
- a CDS encoding nicotinamide-nucleotide amidohydrolase family protein — MSTRRTPADVVAQLRGAGRTVATAESLTGGLVCAVLTDVPGASAVVRGGVVSYATDLKVSLLGVDEDVLAAPGGAVQPRVAQEMALGVTRSCSADLGVATTGVAGPDPQDGQPVGTVFVAVALAGQAAGEVAVRALQLRGDRSEIRRDSVAEAVDLLGQVIEAVGASGWTRGAGRAEDSGRGFR, encoded by the coding sequence GTGAGCACGCGCCGTACGCCTGCAGACGTCGTCGCCCAGCTCCGTGGTGCCGGCCGCACGGTCGCGACCGCCGAGTCCCTGACCGGCGGACTCGTGTGCGCGGTGCTCACCGACGTGCCCGGGGCGTCCGCGGTCGTCCGCGGTGGTGTCGTGAGCTATGCGACCGACCTCAAGGTCTCGCTGCTCGGCGTCGACGAGGACGTCCTGGCGGCTCCCGGCGGTGCCGTGCAGCCCCGGGTGGCTCAGGAGATGGCCCTGGGTGTGACCCGCTCGTGCTCCGCCGACCTCGGGGTCGCCACCACCGGCGTCGCCGGCCCGGACCCGCAGGACGGCCAACCCGTCGGGACGGTGTTCGTCGCCGTGGCGCTCGCGGGACAGGCCGCCGGCGAGGTCGCGGTGCGCGCGCTGCAGCTCCGTGGCGACCGCTCTGAGATCCGTCGTGACTCCGTGGCCGAGGCGGTCGACCTCCTCGGCCAGGTCATCGAGGCCGTCGGCGCGTCGGGGTGGACGCGCGGGGCCGGTCGGGCGGAAGATTCCGGCCGTGGCTTTCGTTGA
- a CDS encoding Fpg/Nei family DNA glycosylase: MPEGDTVWRTATRLHRAVAGQEITLWDVRFPEIATTDFRGATTTEVVSRGKHVLHRLDNGVTMHSHLRMEGQWRVEAPADTGRWLRRADLRAAVGTQEWTALGLRLGMLELLPTNRESDVVGHLGPDVLGPDWDAERAIANLRASSTTIGAALLDQRNLAGVGTLWASESLFMEKVPPWSAPAELPDGTIERVVDRAHRLLDTARHHAVQSSTGVRRRGEESFVHARSGRPCRRCGTGIRVAMIGKAPQERTMFYCPSCQGGLGPTDDGRPQRPMGSSGGRAQPYRRA; the protein is encoded by the coding sequence GTGCCTGAGGGCGACACGGTCTGGCGCACCGCGACGCGGCTGCACCGTGCCGTGGCCGGTCAGGAGATCACACTCTGGGACGTGCGCTTCCCCGAGATCGCCACCACCGACTTCCGGGGCGCCACGACGACCGAGGTCGTCAGCCGGGGCAAGCACGTCCTGCACCGGCTGGACAACGGCGTCACGATGCACTCGCACCTGCGCATGGAGGGCCAGTGGCGCGTCGAGGCACCCGCCGACACCGGCCGGTGGCTGCGCCGGGCCGACCTGCGCGCTGCTGTCGGCACGCAGGAGTGGACCGCGCTCGGCCTGCGCCTGGGGATGCTCGAGCTGCTCCCCACCAACCGCGAGTCCGACGTCGTCGGCCACCTCGGCCCCGACGTCCTCGGCCCCGACTGGGACGCCGAGAGGGCGATCGCCAACCTGCGTGCGTCCAGCACGACGATCGGTGCGGCCCTGCTCGACCAGCGCAACCTCGCCGGGGTGGGCACCCTCTGGGCGTCGGAGAGCCTCTTCATGGAGAAGGTCCCCCCGTGGTCGGCGCCGGCCGAGCTGCCCGACGGGACCATCGAACGGGTGGTCGACCGCGCGCACCGCCTGCTCGACACCGCCCGGCACCACGCGGTGCAGTCGAGCACCGGGGTGCGGCGCCGGGGCGAGGAGAGCTTCGTGCACGCCCGCTCGGGCCGTCCGTGCCGCCGATGTGGCACCGGCATCCGCGTGGCCATGATCGGCAAGGCCCCCCAGGAACGGACGATGTTCTACTGCCCGAGCTGCCAGGGCGGTCTCGGTCCCACCGACGACGGCAGACCACAACGCCCGATGGGATCCTCGGGCGGGCGGGCCCAGCCCTACCGGCGCGCGTGA
- a CDS encoding helix-turn-helix transcriptional regulator translates to MILLRRELGDVLREQRQSQGRTLREVSAAASVSLGYLSEVERGEKEASSELLSSICGALHLPLSEVLGQVSERVAETEALTAPVSLPLKTAPLVSASAA, encoded by the coding sequence ATGATCTTGCTCCGTCGTGAACTCGGTGACGTCCTCCGCGAGCAGCGCCAGTCCCAGGGACGCACCCTGCGCGAGGTGTCTGCTGCTGCGTCGGTGTCGCTGGGATACCTCAGCGAGGTCGAGCGCGGGGAGAAGGAAGCCTCCTCCGAGCTGTTGTCCTCGATCTGCGGTGCGCTGCACCTGCCGCTGTCCGAGGTGCTGGGTCAGGTCTCCGAGCGCGTCGCCGAGACCGAGGCGCTGACGGCCCCGGTGTCCCTGCCCCTGAAGACCGCCCCGCTGGTGTCGGCCTCCGCCGCCTGA
- a CDS encoding dipeptidase: MTAATTIADRIAAVLRQHPVIDGHNDLLWEAREQVGYDFDRLDIAAGGTPTHTDLPRLRAGGVGGQFWSVFVPADLSGDDAVSATLEQIDAGHQMVARYGADLAFARTAADIAAAWGSGRIASLLGAEGGHSINSSLATLRMLHVLGVRYMTLTHNSNVPWADSGTDAPVLGGLSAFGVEVVREMNRIGMLVDLSHVSADTMRDALRVAEVPAIFSHSSARAVADSPRNVPDDVLETLRDNNGVCMVTFVPKFVNPDAAAWQAEAVAAAAEAGVTQADGPAFEAWGRAYKEKAAPAPGATLEDVVRHCEHVREVAGIDHVGVGGDYDGVGELPAGLEDVSCYPALLEALAERGWSDDDLGKLTSGNIVRVLHEAEEGAVRLQAERGPSLATIAELDGAEPPATDA, from the coding sequence ATGACCGCCGCGACGACCATCGCCGACCGCATCGCAGCCGTGCTGCGCCAGCACCCCGTCATCGACGGGCACAACGACCTCCTGTGGGAGGCACGTGAGCAGGTGGGCTACGACTTCGACCGCCTCGACATCGCCGCCGGCGGCACTCCCACCCACACCGACCTCCCCCGCCTGCGTGCCGGGGGCGTCGGGGGCCAGTTCTGGTCGGTGTTCGTGCCGGCCGACCTCTCCGGCGACGACGCGGTGAGCGCGACCCTGGAGCAGATCGACGCCGGTCACCAGATGGTCGCGAGGTATGGCGCCGACCTCGCCTTCGCACGGACCGCCGCCGACATCGCGGCGGCCTGGGGGTCCGGGCGGATCGCCTCGCTGCTGGGCGCCGAGGGTGGTCACTCGATCAACAGCTCGCTGGCGACGCTGCGCATGCTGCACGTGCTCGGCGTCCGCTACATGACGCTGACGCACAACAGCAACGTCCCGTGGGCCGACTCGGGGACGGACGCCCCCGTGCTCGGCGGCCTGTCGGCGTTCGGCGTCGAGGTGGTCCGCGAGATGAACCGGATCGGGATGCTCGTCGACCTGTCCCACGTGTCTGCCGACACGATGCGCGACGCCCTCCGCGTGGCCGAGGTCCCGGCGATCTTCAGCCACTCCTCGGCACGTGCTGTCGCCGACAGCCCCCGCAACGTCCCCGACGACGTGCTCGAGACGCTCCGCGACAACAACGGCGTCTGCATGGTGACCTTCGTGCCCAAGTTCGTGAACCCGGACGCCGCCGCGTGGCAGGCCGAGGCCGTCGCGGCGGCGGCCGAGGCAGGGGTCACCCAGGCGGACGGCCCCGCGTTCGAGGCGTGGGGCAGGGCCTACAAGGAGAAGGCCGCCCCGGCCCCCGGCGCGACGCTCGAGGACGTGGTGCGCCACTGCGAGCACGTCCGCGAGGTCGCGGGCATCGACCACGTCGGCGTCGGCGGCGACTACGACGGCGTCGGTGAGCTGCCCGCCGGCCTGGAGGACGTGAGCTGCTACCCGGCGCTGCTCGAGGCCCTGGCCGAGCGGGGCTGGTCCGACGACGACCTCGGCAAGCTGACCAGCGGCAACATCGTGCGCGTCCTGCACGAGGCCGAGGAGGGTGCCGTGCGGCTCCAGGCCGAGCGCGGCCCGAGCCTCGCGACGATCGCCGAGCTCGACGGCGCCGAGCCGCCTGCGACCGACGCCTGA
- the pgsA gene encoding CDP-diacylglycerol--glycerol-3-phosphate 3-phosphatidyltransferase: MSESAPLPDPMTEPVSTPTPSAWNIANALTVSRILLVPVYGWLLLAGSGHNATMRWWAAAVFVIATATDRVDGDIARSRGLITNFGKIADPIADKALMSMAFIGLASLGDLPWWITVVVLVREWGVTAMRFVVIRHGVMPAGRGGKVKTALQSLGLTLFTLPLTTFPGSDVWQLVAWLVLGLAVLVTVVTGLDIAYKAHRLRQTSERAAMKRAARAARRR, from the coding sequence ATGAGCGAGTCCGCCCCCCTGCCGGACCCCATGACCGAGCCGGTGTCGACGCCGACACCGAGCGCCTGGAACATCGCGAATGCCCTCACCGTCTCGCGGATCCTGCTGGTCCCCGTCTACGGCTGGCTGCTGCTGGCCGGCAGCGGGCACAACGCCACCATGCGCTGGTGGGCTGCCGCGGTGTTCGTCATCGCCACCGCCACCGATCGGGTCGATGGTGACATCGCCCGGAGCCGGGGCCTGATCACCAACTTCGGCAAGATCGCCGACCCCATCGCCGACAAGGCCCTGATGAGCATGGCGTTCATCGGACTCGCCTCGCTCGGCGACCTCCCGTGGTGGATCACCGTCGTCGTGCTGGTCCGTGAGTGGGGCGTGACCGCCATGCGGTTCGTCGTGATCCGGCACGGGGTCATGCCGGCCGGACGCGGCGGCAAGGTGAAGACGGCCCTGCAGAGCCTGGGCCTCACGCTGTTCACCCTGCCCCTGACGACCTTCCCCGGCTCGGACGTCTGGCAGCTCGTGGCCTGGCTCGTGCTGGGCCTGGCCGTCCTCGTGACGGTGGTGACCGGGCTCGACATCGCCTACAAGGCGCACCGCCTGCGGCAGACCAGCGAGCGGGCCGCGATGAAGCGCGCTGCCCGGGCCGCCCGTCGGCGATGA